TCTTTTCCTTCTTGCTCAATTACTGACATAACCAATAGCCGAATGGCATTACTGCCTATATCTACCGCACCATATTTTTCAATTTTCAACAAATTAGCTTACTTCTAGTTTATTTAAATAATAATCATACATTTTGAATTGGGAGCGCACCGGTGGCTTGTTGTTCTTTAGATAGGCATTGTCATTATGAATGCTTATTACCCGGGCCTTCACGTTATCGCTCCACCCAATTTCAAAATTTTCAAGAATCTCTTGTTTAATGTCCTCATCATATATTGGACAGGTGATTTCAACCCTATTGTCAAGGTTTCTTCCCATAAAATCCGCAGAAGAAATATATATTTTGGTATCGCCAGCATTTTCAAAAATAAATAAACGTGGGTGCTCCAAATACTTTCCAACAATACTTATGGCTTCAATATTCTCGCTCATCCCTTTAACTCCAGGTATCAAACAGCAAATGCCGCGAACAATCATCTTTATTTTTACTCCAGCCCTACTTGCTTCATACAGCTTATCAATCATTTTATAATCAGAAAGGCTATTCAGTTTTAATTTTATACCACTAGGCAGTCCTGCTTTTTTATTCTTAATTTCCGTATCTATTAAGTGGTAAAGCGCCTTGCGGGTATAATGCGGCGATACAATGAGATGACGATATTTTCGTACTTGGTAGTTTACCTCAAAAAACTCAAAAACTTTATTTATTTCTTTACAAATACGCTGATCTGCGGTAAAAAGGGTATAGTCAGTATATAAACGGGCTGTAGATTCATTAAAATTTCCAGTACTTAAAATTCCGTAGCGTACACTTTTATTATTTTCCACTCTTTCCACAAGACACGCCTTGCAGTGAACTTTCAATCCTTTTACGCCAAAAATCAAACGAATATCCTCACTCTGGAGTAGCTCTGCATATTCTATGTTTGCTTCCTCGTCAAAGCGCGCCTGAAGCTCTATCTGTACCGTAACGTCTTTTCCGTTCTTTTTTGCGTTGATAAGCGAACTTGCTATGTGCGATACTTCTGCCAAACGATAGATTGTGATTTTGATTGATTTTACTTTGGGATCCAGTGCAGCTTCGCGTAAAAACTTCACCACGTACATAAAGCTTTGATAGGGAGCATGCAGTAAATAATCTTTCTCTGCTATTCTGTCAAAAAGACTTCCCTGTAAGCTCAATCCTGGAATTGGCAATGGTTCCTGTGGCTCGTACTGCAAATCTGGTCTTCCCAATCTAGGAAAATTCATATAATCACGACGGTTGTGATAACGCCCACCGGGTATTATACTATCCGTTTTGTCAATTCCCATCTTGTTCAATAAAAACTGAAGTGTTTTCTTATCGATACTCTTGTCATATACAAAACGTACGGGGTCGCCCACACTTCTATTTTTAACACTTTTTGAAATCTTTTCAATAAAACTTCTGCTTAAGTCACTGTCAATGTCTAGTTCGGCATCACGTGTAATCTTAATCATATGTGCCGAAATGGTTTCATATTTAAAAATGCTGAAAATATTGTGAAGGCAATGTCTAATAAGATCATCGAGAATAATAACATATTGCTTTTCTCCCTGCGGCGGAAGCACCACAAAACGGTCTATCGTTCGGGGAATTTCGATAAGTGCATAATTATGCTTGGCCTCAAAAGTATCGTCCTCTTTGCTCATTACCATAGTAACGGCAAGATATGCTGCGCTATCGCGCAAGCTAGGAAATTCATCTAGTTCGCCTATCATAATTGTCATCATTGCAGGACTCACATGACGAATAAAATATTCAGAAATAAACTTGCTTTGGTCTGGGGTAATCTCAGTTTCATCAATAATGAAGATATTCTCTTTCCGAAGTTCTTTTTGAATATTGCTGAGAATATTTAAACTATGGGCTTGCTGATCTATTACTGTAAGGGTGATTTCCTCCAAAAGATCTTTTGCCGAAATGCCTCCCAAAAAACTACGCCCTGTTTTCCCGGCCTCTACTATCCTCCTAATGGTAGCATAACGCACTTTAAAAAACTCATCCAGATTATTCGAAAATATACCCAAAAACCGAAGCCTTTCCAGTAAAGGCAGTTTTTTATCGTTCGCTTCCTGCAAAACACGGGCATTAAACTGTAGCCAGCTTAATTCCCGATTATTGTATTGATTGCGAACTTGTATATGTGTATCAATTTTTTCGGTCATTATTTGAGGTCCCGTGGGAAAATGGTTTTAACGGTTTCACCCGTGGTTATATCGCTCCACTTTTCTTCATCAAAACGCAACATCACAAAACCACAAGTGGGAACATTGTCAATATACCTGTTTCCAAGCATATTTGCAACGGAAGTAAAAGCATGGTTATGCCCCACGATCATTACTTTATCGAGACTATCTGGCAATGATTTTATGATTCGCATTACGTTTTGACCGCTAAAATCATAAAGCTCATGATTGATTTCAAAGTTTGAGTCATCAATTTTTAGCGCATTTTTAAAAAAATATGCTGTGGAAAGTGCGCGGGTAGCATCACTGCTGATTATTCGCTGGGGGGGATCAATATCATTCCCCACTTTTTTTGACACCAGTTTTCCATCACGTTCCCCTCTTCCTTTTAAAGGGCGTTTATGATCATCCACATCGTGTTTCCAGGATGACTTGGCGTGTCTTACTAAGTATAGTGTTTTCATAAAAATTGTTTCAGTTTTTTGGAATTTTTAAAACTATGGCGCCAAACGTTCAATAACCCAATCGTCGCCCTCCAAAGTATAACGAATTCTATCGTGAAGCCTATTGGGCCTGCCCTGCCAAAATTCAATGGAAACTGGCTTTACTAAAAACCCGCCCCAATCCTTTGGTTTTGGAACTTCTTTATTTTCGTATTTTGCCTCCAGATCTTTTAATTTTTTTTCAAGAACTTCGCGAGATTCCACAACTTCGCTTTGGTTCGAAACCACAGCGCCAAGCTGGCTTCCCTTTGGTCTAGAGTGAAAATAATTGGTTGAATCTACTTCTGAAGTTTTCTCAACAGTTCCTTTTATTATTATTTGGCGTTCCATATTCGGCCAAAAAAAGGAGAGTGAAACCCTGTTATTATGAGCTATGGATTTGCCTTTTTCACTGCTGTAATTGGTGTAAAAATAAAAACCGTATTCATCATATTTCTTAAGAAGAACCACTCTACCCTTTGGAAAACCATCAGTGCCGATAGTAGTGAGCGTCATTGCATTTACTTCGTCAACACCCCCACTCTCTTTCACTTCAAAAAACCAGGTACGGAATTGTTGCATCGGGTTTTCAGCAACCGATGTTTTGGAAAGTTCACCCTTTTCATATGATTTTCGATAATCGTGAAGCTTTTCGGCCATAGTTCAAGTTTTAACGCAAGTTAAGAGTTTTAAAAATTCTTTGAAACAGTGGCTTATTAAATATGTATTAAAATATGCTGTGCAAGGTGTTGATTTTTTTTGTTTCTATTTTAATTGCAGGTTTCAAAAGGAAAAAGTCTTCCCATCCTCTGCTAATTCCACATTATCAAAGACTTCCTTCGCTTCTTTTCGGAAAAGTTCCAAATTCCCATATCGCCCGGAATAGTGCCCAAGGATTAAAGTGCCCACCTTTGCCTTTCGCGCAATTACGCCCGCTTCCTTAGCGGTGCTGTGCTTGGTCTTTTCACAAAGATGGTGATGTTCTTCCAAAAAGGTTGATTCGTGATACAGCACGGTTGTGTTTTTAATCTGCGGAACTATGTCAGGGTAATAAGCCGTATCACTGCAATAGGCATAGCTTTTGGGTGCGGGAGGATCAAAAGTTATACTTTTATTTGGAATGAGCTTTCCTTCTCTGTTCACTACATCAAAACCCTGCTTTATTTTGTTGTAATAGCTTAAATCTATATTAAGTTTTCGAGCTTTTTCAACATCCAATTTTCTGTCATCAGGTTTTTCCCTAAATAGAAATCCGTTGGTATAAACTCTGTGGTCTAGCGGAATTGTTTCCACAATAACTTTTTCATCCTCAAAAATAATTTGAGATGTAGTTTCTTCCAATTCATGAAAATACAAGGGATAATTGGTATAAGCTTTCCCCAGTTTTAAAAGAAGCAGAATGGCCTGCTTTATTCCCTTTGGCCCATAAATGTGAAGTTCGGCTTCCCTTCCCAATAGAAGAAAAGTAGAAATAAGCCCCACCAACCCATAAAAATGGTCGCCGTGCAGATGCGAAATAAAAATATGTCGAATTCGCGAAAACTTTACTCTATATTTTCGAAGTTGCATTTGCGTCCCCTCGCCGCAATCAATCAAAAACAAATGCCCTTTTATTTCCAAAACCTGAGCCGTTGGATGTGCTGCGGCTGTGGGTGTTGCAGAATGGCATCCGAGGATTGTAATTTTCATTTTAAATTGTAAGTTTTCAGTCGCAGTCGCAGTTTACAGTAGTGTTCAATTTTAAAATATAAACTGTGACTGTTTACTGCGACTGCAAACCTTTTTAAAATCCCAAGTCTCTTTCAATCTCCTCCATTTCCACTATATCACCAGCTTCCTGCAGGGTTGGCACAACAATCATTTCAAAAGGAACGTCATCAAAATCGATAGCATTGTTCACAATTACAAAGGATTGCTTGGTTTTACGGTGAAGATTGGAAGTTTTAAGGAATTGCAATAAATGCGGCAATTCCAGTTTATCGTATTTTAAAAGGTTCAATACTACATTTTGCCCTTTATATTTTGAAGGAACCTGATTTTCAATAAACGATGCAAAGTCAATAATGTCTTCCTTTTCATCTTCAAGGACCACATAGTTTGGGTGATTCTCAATCTTCATGATGTTTTATTTTTGAAGCCAATAAATAAATTACTGCCATACGTATGGCAACGCCATTCTGTACCTGTTCCAAAATAATGGATTGTTTGCTATCTGCCACATCGCTTGTTATTTCAACACCTCTATTTATTGGGCCGGGATGCATAACAATAATTTCTTTATTTAAGGAATCGAGTATTTTTTTATTGAGGCCAAATTGCTGTGTATATTCACGAGTTGTTGGAAAATAACTGATGTCCATTCGTTCGTTCTGCACGCGTAGCATATTTGCTACATCACACCATTCCAACGCATTGCGTAAGTTTGTCTCAATACTTACATTAAGTTTTTCTATATATTTAGGTATAAGCGTTTTAGGACCACAAACCTTAACCTTTGCTCCAAGTTTTTGAAGTGCAAAAACATTTGACAATGCAACTCTGGAATGTAGTATGTCACCAACAATCACAACCTTTTTTCCAGCAACATCACCCAACTTTTCCCGAATGGAATAAGCATCGAGCAAAGCTTGTGTGGGATGTTCGTGGGCACCATCTCCAGCGTTAATGATACTTGCATTTACGTGTTTTGAAAGAAATACGCCTGCGCCAGGATTTGGGTGTCGCATCACCACCATATCAACTTTCATTGAAAGGATATTGTTTACCGTATCAATTAGTGTTTCGCCTTTGGTTACCGAAGAACTTGATGACGCAAAATTTATAACATCTGCCGAAAGCCTTTTTTCAGCTAATTCGAAGGATAGTTTGGTTCGAGTACTGTTTTCAAAAAAGAGATTGGCAATGGTAATATCACGAAGCGATGGGACTTTTTTGATTGGCCGATTGATTACTTCTTTAAAATGATCTGCCGTTTCGAAGATGAGTTGGATATCGGCTTCGGTGATGTATTTTATTCCCAGTAAGTGGTTTACACTTAGTTCGCTCATTTTTCGGTTTTCTGTTATCGGTTATCGGTTTTCAGTTGTCGGTCTTTCGATTTCAGTTTCGGTTTCAATTTTTAACGAGGTACACTGCGTCTTCTCCATCGTTTTCTTTCCAGCAAACTTTCACTTTTTCGCCATTAATTGCATCTACCTGTCTTCCTCTATAATCTGGTTGGATCGGTAAATGGCGGCTAAAACGGCGGTCTATCAACGTCAGCAATTCAATTTCCAAAGGTCTTCCGAAAGATTGCATCGCTGTCAATGCAGAGCGGATGCTTCTTCCGGTGAAAAGCACATCGTCAATAAAAACAACATTTTTATCTTCCACGATAAAATCAATTCGGGTTTTGTTGGCCTCAAGCGGTTTTTCACTTCTTCGGAAATCGTCCCGATAGAAAGTAATATCCAAATAACCAAGTTTGATATTCTTGATTTTATATTCGTTCTCCAACAGCGTTTTCAACCTTTCTGCTAAAAAAACGCCACGAGGCTGGATTCCGATAAGTACTGTTTTTGAAAAATCGTCGTGTTTTTCGATCAATTGGCAAGCCAAACGGTTAAGCGCAATGTTTATCTCGGTTGCGTTCAGTAACACTTTTTGGCTCATAGGAAGTTCTGAATTATATTCAGAGAGCAAAAATACATTTTTTTTGGCTTTTAAAGACGATGTATTTAGAATTGATTGAATTCTATAAAACAAAAAAGCCTTTCGGAAACGAAAGGCTTTTCATTATTTATAAATGAAACGATTATTTTTTACCGTCCATTTTGTCTTTAAGCTCTTGCAATTTTGCATTGGCATCACCTAATGTTGGTTTTGCCTCCTCAGCATCCTGAGCTTGCTTTTTCGCGGCAGCTTTTACAATCTTCGCTTCTTCTTCTTTGTGAATAGTCATATGCGAAGCAACCACTTTCTTAAATTCTTTGTTGAATTCAATAATTTGGAATTCTGCTTCATCACCTTTCTTCAACATAGAACCATCTTCTTTTTCAAGGTGACGGCTTGGTACGAAAGCTACGATATCATCGTTGAATTTTACGGTTGCCCCTTTGTCAACTACCTCATCGATAGTTGCAGTGTGCTTGGTTCCAACAGCAAATTCGTCTTCGTATTTATCCCAAGGGTTTTCTTCGGTTTGTTTGTGACCTAAACTAAGTTTACGACCTTCAACGTCCAATTCCAACACAACCACTTCCAATTCGTCACCGATGTTGGTAAATTCACTTGGGTGCTTGATTTTCTTGGTCCAAGAAAGGTCGCTAATGTAGATAAGACCATCGATACCTTCTTCAAGTTCAACAAAAACACCAAAATTGGTGAAGTTGCGAACAATACCTTTATGGCGTGAACCAACTGGGTATTTATTAGTGATGTCAGTCCACGGGTCTGGAGTCATTTGTTTGATGCCAAGGCTCATTTTGCGCTCTTCCTTATCCATTGTAAGGATTACCGCTTCCACCTCATCACCAACGTTTACGAAATCCTGTGCGCTGCGTAAGTGTGTAGACCAAGACATTTCGCTAACGTGGATAAGACCTTCAACACCTTCAGCAACTTCAATAAATGCACCGTAGTCTGCAATAACAACTACTTTACCTTTTACTTTATCACCAACTTTCAACTCTTCACCGAGAGCTTCCCATGGGTGAGGATTTAATTGCTTAAGACCTAATTGGATACGCGTTTTATCTTCATCGAAATCAAGGATAACAACGTTCAATTTCTGATCAAGCTCAACAATCTCGTTCGGGTGGTTGATACGTGACCAAGAAAGGTCAGTAATGTGAACAAGTCCATCAACACCACCAAGATCAACAAATACTCCGTATGAAGTAATGTTTTTAACAACACCTTCAAGTACCTGTCCTTTTTCAAGTTGGCCGATGATTTCTTTTTTCTGCTCTTCAATATCCGCTTCAATAAGCGCTTTGTGCGAAACAACAACGTTTTTGAATTCGTGGTTAATTTTAACCACTTTGAACTCCATTGTTTTACCAACGTAAACGTCGTAATCACGGATTGGTTTAACATCTATTTGCGAACCTGGCAAGAAAGCCTCGATACCGAAAACATCTACGATCATACCACCTTTTGTGCGGCATTTTACGTAACCGTTTACAATTGTACCTTCGTCGTGGGCAGCGTTTACGCGGTCCCAAGCCTTAATGGTTCTAGCTTTACGGTGGCTAAGAATTAATTGACCAGTACTGTCCTCACGAACGTCGATCAATACTTCTACTTTGTCACCAACTTTTAAATCTGGATTGTAACGGAATTCGTTCAACGAAACCACCCCTTCACTCTTCGCGTTGATGTCTATGATTGCGTCACGGTCTGTGATGTAAACCACTTTTCCTTCCACAACCTCATCGTCAAGGGTGTCAACAAAATTCTCAGCTACCAATTTTTCGAATTCTTCAAGCTTACCGTCGTCGATTGGGTCAATCCCTTCTTCGTAGTTGTGCCAGTTGAATTCCTTTAGAAATTTTTCAGGATTGCTTTCCTTTAGGGAAACTTCCTTTTGGGGTTTTGTAGTTTCCCCGTTTTGAGTAGCGGTATCTTCTACCTGCACTTCTTCTTTGTTTGCTTTATCAGCCATTTGTTTGTAAAATTGATTTTTGAGATTTTCGCCTTCGCGGAAATGAAAAACCAATGCTTTGTATTCTGCGCTGTTACAAGACTTTAATGCGACTATCCCACAGAAGGGTTTGTTTAAGTTTAGTTTTTAATTCCTCTTATTCTTGACTCGTCGCTAAGAGGGGCGCAAAAATAAGGTTTTTCTTTTGAAAATCAAAAGGTTTTGGGGAAGAAACTGCAGAAATATATTTTTACATAAAATGCGTTGTACACCTTGGTTTAACCCAAGCTATAAATTTTACAAAGATCCTGCAATTTGGTTTCCATAATAATTCAAGAACTACAGCTTTAAGATTTATTACAGAAGCATTGCTAGGCATGGAGACATTTCAGGTTTTTATCCTATCAAATATAGTAACCGAAATTTCTCAGAAGTTGGCGCATTGTAGATATTCAAAGAATCACTAAATAAAGTGTTATTTAGAACCTACACTATTCTTATAACCCTCAGTATGTTCATTCCGTAGGTTTCATACTGTATTCATACTTTATTTATGGCTTATCTATGACTTATCTATGACTAATATACGGGTGATCCTAGAGTTTGACCCCTCCTTGACCAGTCCTAAAAATAACTATTTAGCAGTCTTGAAATAAAATGGAAAATGGGTTTTTTATATAATTATTTCGAAACATCAAAATAATCGTCCCTGCCCATCATTATCGGTAATGGATTCATCAGGCTCATTTTCATCATGGGGAGTATTTGTTTCCTCATTCAAATCCTCTTCATCCACCACGTCCATTTCCTCGGGCTCCGTAGTCGTGGGAGGCGTATATGTAAGCGGCTCCATCATGTTAATCTCCAAAACCTTTTCTTTGGTCAATTGATTGCCCATTGCCGTTATGCCTTTGACCGCAATAAACTCTTCTAAATTAACCTCTAAATTTTCCTCACGCTCCTGCCCTCTTTTTTTGGCGAAAACCACTTCGGCCATAGGTCGGTAATCTGTGAAAATCTTTTCCAGATAAGAATTGGGATGCTCTGTAATAATGGTTTCTTCCTTGTCGGGATTTTCAATCAAAAAGCGCTTCACATAAAAAAGCTCTTTTTCGCCTTCCCAATATATGGCGCTCAACGGCTTTTTAGGATCCCACTTTTCAATAATTATCATATCGTCATCAAAACGAAGCTGAATATCGGGGATTACCGTTTTAACAACCCCGCTCTGTTTAACAATCAGCAACCTATCCTCCTTTCTGAACTCGCCCAAAAGTTCGCCGCGTTCATCCACATTCAATCGCTGCACAGAATCGTCAAACCATATTTTACGGGGTTTTAGCGTTGAAAGGCCTTTTTCTTTCAACTCAATTTTTTTGATAGAATATTTGGTTACAATATTTCCTTTTGAGTTTCTTCCCTTCACTAATTGATCTGCAAAATCGAGATCGAATTTCAGCTTTTTGATACTTCCACTTTGGCGCAGATAAATGGTTACAACTTCTGCCTCGCCATTCGGATTGGCCGTAAAATAAAGCACTTTGGAGCCTTTAGTTCCATTGGTCATATCGTATTCCTTGTCGCGCGTGATGGAGGTTACCGCAAAACGTTTTACGTAATTTGCGCCGCGGGCACCATCGCGATAAATCATATTATAAATGGTGCGTTTGTCCTTCTTTTTGAATACCGCAACGTGAATAATACCCTTGCCCACAAAGGTTTTTTGATCTACTTTGGTGACCATCATTGTACCGTCTTCAGTAAAGACGATGATGTCGTCTATATCACTGCAGTCGGTAACGTATTCGTCACGTTTTAAACTCGTTCCCACAAAACCTTCAGCGCGATTAACGTATAATTTTGTATTGCGGATTACAACTTTGGTAGCCTCAATATCATCGAAAGTTCTAATTTCAGTTTTGCGCTCCTTCCCTGCACCATAATCTTTTTTTAGTCTTTTGAAATAATCAATAGCATATTCCACCAGATGCGCTAAGTGATGCTTTATTTGGGCAATGCTATCTTCCAGTGCATCAATCTTCTGCTGTGCTTTATCAATATCAAATTTTGAAATTCTCTTGATACGGATTTCAGTCAAACGAACAATATCCTCTTCAGTTACGGCACGCTTCAAATGCTGGATGTGGGGCTGCAAACCTTTATCTATTGCAGCAATTACGCCTTCCCAAGTTTCCTCTTCCTCGATGTCACGATAGATTCGGTTTTCAATAAAAATTCTTTCGAGGGAAGCGAAGTGCCATTGCTCCTCCAGCTCATCCAATTGGATTTCAAGTTCGCTTTTCAGCAGATCCACCGTGCGGTCGGTACTTCTGCGAAGCATTTCAGAAACACCAACAAATAACGGCCGGTTATCCTCAATTACACAACCCAATGGCGAAATGGAAGTTTCGCAAGCTGTGAATGCATACAGCGCATCAATGGTTTTATCGGGCGAAATGCCGCTCGGCAAATGGATTTGGATTTCCACTTCGGCAGCGGTGTTATCCTCTATTTTTTTAATTTTTATTTTTCCCTTCTCGTTGGCTTTTAGAATGGTATCAATCAATGATGACGTATTGGTGCCAAAGGGAATTTCGGTAATTACAAGCGTGTTTTTGTCGAGTTGGTTTATGCGCGCTCGACTGCGGATTTTTCCGCCGCGCATACCATCGTTGTAATCGGCTACATCCATCAGTCCGCCCGTTGGGAAATCTGGATAGATAGTAAACTTTTTGCCCTGCAAATGCTTGATGGAAGCATCAATAAGTTCAATAAAATTATGCGGAAGGATTTTGGTGGAAAGTCCCACAGCAATCCCTTCCCCGCCTTGGTTCAAAAGCAACGGAAATTTTACCGGAAGGTTGATTGGCTCTTTTCTTCGTCCGTCGTATGAAGCTTGCCATCTCGTAACTTTTGGGTTGTAAACCACGTCCAACGCAAACTTTGAAAGACGCGCCTCAATATATCGCGAAGCAGCTGCGCTATCACCTGTTAAAATATTTCCCCAGTTACCTTGCGTGTCGATGAGCAAATCCTTTTGGCCGATTTGTACCATTGCATCGGCAATACTCGCATCGCCGTGCGGGTGGTATTGCATGGTGTGCCCAACGATGTTTGCAACTTTGTTGTAACGCCCATCGTCCAAATCTTTCATCGATTGCATAATGCGGCGCTGCACAGGTTTAAAACCGTCCTCAATTGCAGGCACGGCGCGTTCAAGGATTACATAGCTGGCGTAATCCAAAAACCAATCGCGGTACATTCCGGTTACCTTTTTAATAGATTCTCCGGAAGTATCGCCGTTTACGCCCAAATAGTCTGGGCCTGTTTGTTCTTCTTCGTTATTGTTGAGTTGGTCACTCATTATTTATTATCTATTCTTTATTTCTATTCCTTGCATTCTCTGCGTTGTTGCGGTAAGTTTTCACCACAGAGGCACAAAGGTCGCAGAGATTTTTTATAATGCACGCGATAAATTGCGAGCGCACTGTGAACTGCTACTGAACACTAAATACTTTTTTCATTCCTCCACCCTATCAAGTTCCACCTTCAAATTATCAATAATAAACTCCTGCC
The Aequorivita iocasae genome window above contains:
- a CDS encoding aspartate carbamoyltransferase catalytic subunit → MSELSVNHLLGIKYITEADIQLIFETADHFKEVINRPIKKVPSLRDITIANLFFENSTRTKLSFELAEKRLSADVINFASSSSSVTKGETLIDTVNNILSMKVDMVVMRHPNPGAGVFLSKHVNASIINAGDGAHEHPTQALLDAYSIREKLGDVAGKKVVIVGDILHSRVALSNVFALQKLGAKVKVCGPKTLIPKYIEKLNVSIETNLRNALEWCDVANMLRVQNERMDISYFPTTREYTQQFGLNKKILDSLNKEIIVMHPGPINRGVEITSDVADSKQSIILEQVQNGVAIRMAVIYLLASKIKHHED
- the ppk1 gene encoding polyphosphate kinase 1, producing MTEKIDTHIQVRNQYNNRELSWLQFNARVLQEANDKKLPLLERLRFLGIFSNNLDEFFKVRYATIRRIVEAGKTGRSFLGGISAKDLLEEITLTVIDQQAHSLNILSNIQKELRKENIFIIDETEITPDQSKFISEYFIRHVSPAMMTIMIGELDEFPSLRDSAAYLAVTMVMSKEDDTFEAKHNYALIEIPRTIDRFVVLPPQGEKQYVIILDDLIRHCLHNIFSIFKYETISAHMIKITRDAELDIDSDLSRSFIEKISKSVKNRSVGDPVRFVYDKSIDKKTLQFLLNKMGIDKTDSIIPGGRYHNRRDYMNFPRLGRPDLQYEPQEPLPIPGLSLQGSLFDRIAEKDYLLHAPYQSFMYVVKFLREAALDPKVKSIKITIYRLAEVSHIASSLINAKKNGKDVTVQIELQARFDEEANIEYAELLQSEDIRLIFGVKGLKVHCKACLVERVENNKSVRYGILSTGNFNESTARLYTDYTLFTADQRICKEINKVFEFFEVNYQVRKYRHLIVSPHYTRKALYHLIDTEIKNKKAGLPSGIKLKLNSLSDYKMIDKLYEASRAGVKIKMIVRGICCLIPGVKGMSENIEAISIVGKYLEHPRLFIFENAGDTKIYISSADFMGRNLDNRVEITCPIYDEDIKQEILENFEIGWSDNVKARVISIHNDNAYLKNNKPPVRSQFKMYDYYLNKLEVS
- a CDS encoding DNA gyrase/topoisomerase IV subunit A; its protein translation is MSDQLNNNEEEQTGPDYLGVNGDTSGESIKKVTGMYRDWFLDYASYVILERAVPAIEDGFKPVQRRIMQSMKDLDDGRYNKVANIVGHTMQYHPHGDASIADAMVQIGQKDLLIDTQGNWGNILTGDSAAASRYIEARLSKFALDVVYNPKVTRWQASYDGRRKEPINLPVKFPLLLNQGGEGIAVGLSTKILPHNFIELIDASIKHLQGKKFTIYPDFPTGGLMDVADYNDGMRGGKIRSRARINQLDKNTLVITEIPFGTNTSSLIDTILKANEKGKIKIKKIEDNTAAEVEIQIHLPSGISPDKTIDALYAFTACETSISPLGCVIEDNRPLFVGVSEMLRRSTDRTVDLLKSELEIQLDELEEQWHFASLERIFIENRIYRDIEEEETWEGVIAAIDKGLQPHIQHLKRAVTEEDIVRLTEIRIKRISKFDIDKAQQKIDALEDSIAQIKHHLAHLVEYAIDYFKRLKKDYGAGKERKTEIRTFDDIEATKVVIRNTKLYVNRAEGFVGTSLKRDEYVTDCSDIDDIIVFTEDGTMMVTKVDQKTFVGKGIIHVAVFKKKDKRTIYNMIYRDGARGANYVKRFAVTSITRDKEYDMTNGTKGSKVLYFTANPNGEAEVVTIYLRQSGSIKKLKFDLDFADQLVKGRNSKGNIVTKYSIKKIELKEKGLSTLKPRKIWFDDSVQRLNVDERGELLGEFRKEDRLLIVKQSGVVKTVIPDIQLRFDDDMIIIEKWDPKKPLSAIYWEGEKELFYVKRFLIENPDKEETIITEHPNSYLEKIFTDYRPMAEVVFAKKRGQEREENLEVNLEEFIAVKGITAMGNQLTKEKVLEINMMEPLTYTPPTTTEPEEMDVVDEEDLNEETNTPHDENEPDESITDNDGQGRLF
- a CDS encoding ribonuclease Z, with protein sequence MKITILGCHSATPTAAAHPTAQVLEIKGHLFLIDCGEGTQMQLRKYRVKFSRIRHIFISHLHGDHFYGLVGLISTFLLLGREAELHIYGPKGIKQAILLLLKLGKAYTNYPLYFHELEETTSQIIFEDEKVIVETIPLDHRVYTNGFLFREKPDDRKLDVEKARKLNIDLSYYNKIKQGFDVVNREGKLIPNKSITFDPPAPKSYAYCSDTAYYPDIVPQIKNTTVLYHESTFLEEHHHLCEKTKHSTAKEAGVIARKAKVGTLILGHYSGRYGNLELFRKEAKEVFDNVELAEDGKTFSF
- a CDS encoding SixA phosphatase family protein — its product is MKTLYLVRHAKSSWKHDVDDHKRPLKGRGERDGKLVSKKVGNDIDPPQRIISSDATRALSTAYFFKNALKIDDSNFEINHELYDFSGQNVMRIIKSLPDSLDKVMIVGHNHAFTSVANMLGNRYIDNVPTCGFVMLRFDEEKWSDITTGETVKTIFPRDLK
- the pyrR gene encoding bifunctional pyr operon transcriptional regulator/uracil phosphoribosyltransferase PyrR, with product MSQKVLLNATEINIALNRLACQLIEKHDDFSKTVLIGIQPRGVFLAERLKTLLENEYKIKNIKLGYLDITFYRDDFRRSEKPLEANKTRIDFIVEDKNVVFIDDVLFTGRSIRSALTAMQSFGRPLEIELLTLIDRRFSRHLPIQPDYRGRQVDAINGEKVKVCWKENDGEDAVYLVKN
- a CDS encoding ribonuclease Z, with amino-acid sequence MKIENHPNYVVLEDEKEDIIDFASFIENQVPSKYKGQNVVLNLLKYDKLELPHLLQFLKTSNLHRKTKQSFVIVNNAIDFDDVPFEMIVVPTLQEAGDIVEMEEIERDLGF
- the rpsA gene encoding 30S ribosomal protein S1 is translated as MADKANKEEVQVEDTATQNGETTKPQKEVSLKESNPEKFLKEFNWHNYEEGIDPIDDGKLEEFEKLVAENFVDTLDDEVVEGKVVYITDRDAIIDINAKSEGVVSLNEFRYNPDLKVGDKVEVLIDVREDSTGQLILSHRKARTIKAWDRVNAAHDEGTIVNGYVKCRTKGGMIVDVFGIEAFLPGSQIDVKPIRDYDVYVGKTMEFKVVKINHEFKNVVVSHKALIEADIEEQKKEIIGQLEKGQVLEGVVKNITSYGVFVDLGGVDGLVHITDLSWSRINHPNEIVELDQKLNVVILDFDEDKTRIQLGLKQLNPHPWEALGEELKVGDKVKGKVVVIADYGAFIEVAEGVEGLIHVSEMSWSTHLRSAQDFVNVGDEVEAVILTMDKEERKMSLGIKQMTPDPWTDITNKYPVGSRHKGIVRNFTNFGVFVELEEGIDGLIYISDLSWTKKIKHPSEFTNIGDELEVVVLELDVEGRKLSLGHKQTEENPWDKYEDEFAVGTKHTATIDEVVDKGATVKFNDDIVAFVPSRHLEKEDGSMLKKGDEAEFQIIEFNKEFKKVVASHMTIHKEEEAKIVKAAAKKQAQDAEEAKPTLGDANAKLQELKDKMDGKK
- the pdxH gene encoding pyridoxamine 5'-phosphate oxidase, with product MAEKLHDYRKSYEKGELSKTSVAENPMQQFRTWFFEVKESGGVDEVNAMTLTTIGTDGFPKGRVVLLKKYDEYGFYFYTNYSSEKGKSIAHNNRVSLSFFWPNMERQIIIKGTVEKTSEVDSTNYFHSRPKGSQLGAVVSNQSEVVESREVLEKKLKDLEAKYENKEVPKPKDWGGFLVKPVSIEFWQGRPNRLHDRIRYTLEGDDWVIERLAP